One stretch of Agelaius phoeniceus isolate bAgePho1 chromosome 15, bAgePho1.hap1, whole genome shotgun sequence DNA includes these proteins:
- the LOC129126680 gene encoding protocadherin beta-4-like, protein MALARQVLCVCALLGLPLARAEPIRYSVAEEAESGSLVGELAEDAGLTPAQLSARRARLVSEDGRQHFRFERASGRLVVAGRLDREELCAQSHTCMLPFELLLSNPLQFFRVEVTLQDINDHSPVFREDRVSFKILETSEPGSHFALEVARDLDTGRNTIQEYSIVPVNEYFSVSHGSRANGDKYLELVLEKPLDREEQAEMSFSIIAVDGGSPPRSGTIDISIIILDVNDNTPIFTQERYVGKVLENIPEGSVVLTVLANDPDAGVNGDISYQLSEAVGQSYSAFTIDPKTGEIKLTKPLDFEAAQMHELTVRATDGGGLSAICKVLVEVVDVNDNAPELVVSSFSSPLPENTVPGTVVALFTVRDRDSGANGKISCGLQDQLFFSLRPAYKNYYELVTVSALDREETPQYVLSVTAADAGSPPLSTTQTFTVDISDVNDNAPVFNQTSYTMYVRENNVPTVFVGAVSAADADVGLNAKVTYSLAAEQGPERPWCSCISVNSETGHVFVLRPLDYEHLRQTEVTVSASDAGSPPLRANVSVRLVVLDENDNAPLVLYPAPESSPASSELVPVSAEAGYLIGKVVAVDADSGQNSWLSYHLLRATDPGLFSVGLQSGEVRLRRPVTERDSVKQKLLVLVRDNGKPPLSATAALSALLLKDFSDVRLPHSSPATEDQAASLTTYLIIALVFVSLLFLITTAALVARRLCRRKELKAGHVLYAADTLQSGLADAAAAAGTLPRPYCYEISLTTGSGNSEFRFLKPILPSLPPQHCAVGQGPQEQQDFPAGPVSSEDTAPDSAGTLSAGQFNALSFD, encoded by the coding sequence atGGCGCTCGCAAGGCAAgtgctttgtgtgtgtgctttgctGGGGCTGCCGCTCGCTCGCGCCGAGCCCATCCGCTACTCCGTAGCCGAGGAGGCGGAAAGCGGCTCCCTGGTGGGCGAGCTGGCGGAGGACGCGGGGCTGACGCCGGCGCAGCTCTCGGCTCGCCGCGCCCGCCTGGTCTCGGAGGACGGCCGGCAGCATTTTCGCTTCGAGCGCGCCTCCGGCCGCCTCGTCGTGGCGGGGAGGCTCGACCGGGAGGAGCTGTGCGCCCAGTCCCACACCTGCATGCTCCCCTtcgagctgctgctctccaaccCCCTGCAGTTCTTTCGGGTCGAGGTCACTCTCCAGGATATCAATGACCATTCACCAGTTTTCCGAGAAGATCGAGTCAGTTTTAAGATCCTGGAAACGAGCGAGCCAGGATCACATTTCGCACTGGAGGTGGCTCGGGACCTCGACACTGGCAGAAACACAATCCAGGAGTACAGCATTGTTCCCGTGAACGAGTATTTCAGTGTCTCCCATGGAAGCCGGGCTAATGGTGACAAATATCTTGAACTTGTATTGGAAAAGCCACTAGacagagaggagcaggcagagatgaGTTTCAGTATTATTGCTGTGGATGGGGGCTCTCCTCCCAGAAGTGGGACCATCGACATCTCTATTATCATTCTGGATGTAAATGATAATACTCCCATATTCACACAAGAGCGTTATGTCGGGAAGGTTCTGGAAAACATTCCAGAAGGCTCTGTGGTTCTGACTGTGCTGGCAAATGATCCGGATGCAGGAGTCAATGGAGACATTTCCTATCAACTTAGCGAAGCAGTGGGACAGAGCTACTCAGCATTTACGATTGATCCTAAAACTGGTGAAATTAAACTCACAAAACCTCTGGACTTTGAGGCAGCACAAATGCATGAGCTCACTGTAAGGGCCACAGATGGTGGAGGGCTCTCAGCCATCTGCAAAGTGCTGGTGGAGGTGGTGGATGTGAATGACAATgccccagagctggtggtcAGTTCCTTCAGCAGTCCCCTCCCCGAGAACACAGTGCCCGGCACGGTGGTTGCCCTGTTTACGGTCAGGGACCGGGACTCTGGTGCCAACGGGAAGATCTCCTGTGGCCTGCAGGATCAGCTCTTCTTCTCCCTGCGGCCGGCCTATAAGAATTACTATGAGCTGGTGACAGTGAGCGCGCTGGACCGCGAGGAGACGCCTCAGTACGTCCTGAGTGTCACGGCAGCAGATGCGGGCTCGCCTCCTCTCAGCACCACGCAGACCTTCACCGTGGACATCTCCGACGTCAACGACAACGCCCCCGTCTTCAACCAGACCTCCTACACCATGTACGTGCGGGAGAACAACGTCCCCACGGTGTTTGTTGGGGCCGTGAGCGCTGCAGATGCTGACGTGGGGCTCAATGCCAAGGTGACCTattccctggcagcagagcaagggCCAGAGCGGCCCTGGTGCTCCTGCATCTCGGTGAACTCGGAGACGGGACACGTGTTTGTGCTGCGGCCCCTGGACTACGAGCACTTGAGGCAGACCGAGGTGACGGTCAGTGCCTCTGACGCGGGCTCTCCTCCCCTCCGAGCCAACGTCAGCGTCCGCCTTGTGGTGCTGGACGAGAACGACAACGCCCCGCTCGTGCTCTACCCGGCCCCCGAGAGCAGCCCGGCCTCCAGTGAGCTGGTGCCCGTGTCGGCTGAGGCGGGCTACCTCATCGGCAAAGTGGTGGCCGTCGATGCCGACTCGGGACAGAACTCCTGGCTCTCCTACCACCTGCTGAGGGCCACCGACCCAGGCCTGTTTTCCGTGGGCCTCCAAAGCGGCGAGGTGCGTCTCAGGAGGCCGGTGACAGAGAGAGACAGCGTCAAGCAGAAGCTCCTTGTGCTGGTCAGAGACAACGGCAAGCCCCCGCTCTCAGCCACGGCAGCTCTCAGCGCTCTCCTGCTCAAGGACTTCTCCGACGTGCGCCTCCCGCACAGCAGCCCGGCCACCGAGGATCAGGCCGCCTCCCTCACCACCTATTTAATCATTGCCTTGGTCTTtgtctccctcctcttcctcatcacCACCGCAGCGCTGGTGGCTCgcaggctgtgcaggaggaaggagctgaaggCTGGCCACGTGCTCTATGCTGCCGACACCTTGCAGAGCGGCCTGGCCGATGCAGCCGCTGCTGCAGGGACCCTGCCCCGCCCCTATTGCTACGAGATCAGCCTCACCACGGGCTCGGGCAACAGCGAGTTCAGATTCCTCAAGCccatcctgcccagcctgcccccaCAGCACTGCGCCgtgggccagggcccccaggAGCAACAGGATTTCCCTGCTGGCCCTGTCAGCAGCGAGGACACGGCCCCAGACAGTGCTGGCACTCTCTCTGCAGGACAGTTCAACGCTCTTTCCTTTGACTAG
- the LOC129126716 gene encoding protocadherin beta-7-like, translating to MALARQVLCVCALLGLPLARAEPIRYSVAEEAESGSLVGELAEDAGLTPAQLSARRARLVSEDGRQHFRFERASGRLVVAGRLDREELCAQSDTCMLPLELLLSNPLQFFRVEVTLDDINDHSPVFRDERVSFRIPEMTEPGSRFSLEGAQDLDIGSNTVQQYSISPENEYFSVSYGSRSEDDKYIELVLKKPLDREEEEEMIFFLIAVDGGSPPRSGSTEVKIVILDVNDNAPKFTQEVYIGKVLENMPEGSVVLTVLATDPDAGVNGDISYTFSQGVGQSESAFVIDPKTGEIKLTKPLDFEAAEHHELRVTATDGGGLSAICKVLVEVVDVNDNAPELVVSSFSSPLPENTVPGTVVALFTVRDRDSGANGKISCGLQDQLFFSLRPAYKNYYELVTVSALDREETPQYVLSVTAADAGSPPLSTTQTFTVDISDVNDNAPVFNQTSYTMYVRENNVPTVFVGAVSAADADVGLNAKVTYSLAAEQGPERPWCSCISVNSETGHVFVLRPLDYEHLRQTEVTVSASDAGSPPLRANVSVRLVVLDENDNAPLVLYPAPESSPASSELVPVSAEAGYLISKVVAVDADSGQNSWLSYHLLRATDPGLFSVGLQSGEVRLRRPVTERDSVKQKLLVLVRDNGKPPLSATAALSALLLKDFSDVRLPHSSPATDDQAASLTTYLIIALVFVSLLFLISTAALVARRLCRRKELKAGHVLYAADTLQSGLADAAAAAGTLPRPYCYEISLTTGSGNSEFRFLKPILPSLPPQHCAVGQGPHEEQDFPAGPVSSEDMAPDNAGTLSAAQFNALSFD from the coding sequence atGGCGCTCGCAAGGCAAgtgctttgtgtgtgtgctttgctGGGGCTGCCGCTCGCTCGCGCCGAGCCCATCCGCTACTCCGTAGCCGAGGAGGCGGAAAGCGGCTCCCTGGTGGGCGAGCTGGCGGAGGACGCGGGGCTGACGCCGGCGCAGCTCTCGGCTCGCCGCGCCCGCCTGGTCTCGGAGGACGGCCGGCAGCATTTTCGCTTCGAGCGCGCCTCCGGCCGCCTCGTCGTGGCGGGGAGGCTCGACCGGGAGGAGCTGTGCGCCCAGTCCGACACCTGCATGCTCCCCCtcgagctgctgctctccaaccCCCTGCAGTTCTTTCGGGTCGAGGTGACCTTGGACGATATCAATGACCATTCTCCTGTTTTCCGAGACGAGCGAGTCAGTTTTAGGATCCCTGAAATGACAGAGCCAGGTTCTCGTTTCTCACTGGAGGGAGCACAAGACCTCGATATTGGAAGTAATACAGTCCAGCAGTACAGCATTTCTCCCGAGAACGAGTACTTTAGTGTCTCATATGGAAGTCGGAGTGAGGATGACAAATATATTGAGCTAGTCTTGAAAAAGCCACTAGatagagaggaagaggaagagatgATCTTCTTTCTCATTGCTGTAGATGGGGGCTCTCCTCCCAGAAGTGGGTCAACAGAAGTGAAAATTGTCATTCTAGATGTAAATGACAATGCTCCCAAATTCACACAGGAGGTGTACATTGGAAAGGTTTTGGAGAACATGCCAGAAGGCTCTGTGGTTCTGACTGTGCTGGCAACTGATCCAGATGCAGGAGTCAATGGGGACATCTCCTATACATTCAGCCAGGGAGTGGGACAGAGTGAGTCAGCATTCGTGATTGATCCCAAAACTGGGGAAATTAAACTCACAAAACCTCTGGACTTCGAGGCAGCAGAGCATCATGAACTCCGTGTGACAGCCACAGATGGAGGGGGCCTCTCAGCCATCTGCAAAGTGTTGGTGGAGGTGGTGGATGTGAATGACAATgccccagagctggtggtcAGTTCCTTCAGCAGTCCCCTCCCCGAGAACACAGTGCCCGGCACGGTGGTTGCCCTGTTTACGGTCAGGGACCGGGACTCTGGTGCCAACGGGAAGATCTCCTGTGGCCTGCAGGATCAGCTCTTCTTCTCCCTGCGGCCGGCCTATAAGAATTACTATGAGCTGGTGACAGTGAGCGCGCTGGACCGCGAGGAGACGCCTCAGTACGTCCTGAGTGTCACGGCAGCAGATGCGGGCTCGCCTCCTCTCAGCACCACGCAGACCTTCACCGTGGACATCTCCGACGTCAACGACAACGCCCCCGTCTTCAACCAGACCTCCTACACCATGTACGTGCGGGAGAACAACGTCCCCACGGTGTTTGTTGGGGCCGTGAGCGCTGCAGATGCTGACGTGGGGCTCAATGCCAAGGTGACCTattccctggcagcagagcaagggCCAGAGCGGCCCTGGTGCTCCTGCATCTCGGTGAACTCGGAGACGGGACACGTGTTTGTGCTGCGGCCCCTGGACTACGAGCACTTGAGGCAGACCGAGGTGACGGTCAGTGCCTCTGACGCGGGCTCTCCTCCCCTCCGAGCCAACGTCAGCGTCCGCCTTGTGGTGCTGGACGAGAACGACAACGCCCCGCTCGTGCTCTACCCGGCCCCCGAGAGCAGCCCGGCCTCCAGTGAGTTGGTGCCCGTGTCGGCTGAGGCGGGCTACCTCATCAGCAAAGTGGTGGCCGTCGATGCCGACTCGGGACAGAACTCCTGGCTCTCCTACCACCTGCTGAGGGCCACCGACCCAGGCCTGTTTTCCGTGGGCCTCCAAAGCGGCGAGGTGCGTCTCAGGAGGCCGGTGACAGAGAGAGACAGCGTCAAGCAGAAGCTCCTTGTGCTGGTCAGAGACAACGGCAAGCCCCCGCTCTCAGCCACGGCAGCTCTCAGCGCTCTCCTGCTCAAGGACTTCTCCGACGTGCGCCTCCCGCACAGCAGCCCGGCCACCGACGATCAGGCCGCCTCCCTCACCACCTATTTAATCATTGCCTTGGTCTTtgtctccctcctcttcctcatctccACCGCAGCGCTGGTGGCTCgcaggctgtgcaggaggaaggagctgaaggCTGGCCACGTGCTCTATGCTGCCGACACCTTGCAGAGCGGCCTGGCCGATGCAGCCGCTGCTGCAGGGACCCTGCCCCGCCCCTATTGCTACGAGATCAGCCTCACCACGGGCTCGGGCAACAGCGAGTTCAGATTCCTCAAGCccatcctgcccagcctgcccccaCAGCACTGCGCCGtgggccagggcccccatgAGGAACAGGATTTCCCCGCTGGCCCTGTCAGCAGCGAGGACATGGCCCCAGACAATGCTGGCACTCTTTCTGCAGCACAGTTCAATGCTCTTTCCTTTGACTAG